From the Cydia splendana chromosome 27, ilCydSple1.2, whole genome shotgun sequence genome, one window contains:
- the LOC134803900 gene encoding zinc finger protein OZF-like encodes MSLEIRIKEEDTRIKEEPHCDIDHDLSTGLDHEVRVKAEPEFTTDIPEPESKEDSENVRQDVLAGYTGQEVKNELGLASELLHQLDNAHIALESLCETHIKEETNPEFLSCVKQILHQNCVVKLERIPIDNFKKSQHYSFPRLTSIPTEKLKRTRKNCNKNTLKVAKKVYICDTCSKPFVRRVTIIKHLINKVCEKSYACEICQKKFPYPSYLRNHKVTHSGEKLFKCELCGTKCSTEKNLKHHVFNHMNNRPFSCEICNRQFVRERDLISHKLSHTGEKPFECEVCGKRLKHKRTLVDHLRTHGVYSHENLPTCDFCGMKFSRKSHLAIHERSHTGEKPFPCEVCKKSFTSNSVLTTHMRIHTGEKPYACEMCSMRFPTSGMLGLHKKKHYNGKYTHLVHSM; translated from the exons ATGTCTCTGGAAATTCGTATAAAGGAAGAAGACACACGCATAAAAGAGGAGCCTCATTGTGATATTGACCATGATCTAAGTACTGGGCTGGACCATGAAGTGCGTGTAAAGGCAGAGCCTGAATTTACCACAGATATACCAGAACCAGAGAGCAAAGAGGATTCAGAAAATGTGAGACAGGATGTGCTGGCTGGGTATACCGGCCAGGAAGTTAAGAATGAGCTTGGCCTGGCCTCGGAACTGTTACATCAGCTAGACAATGCCCATA TTGCACTGGAATCTCTGTGTGAAACACACATTAAGGAGGAGACAAATCCGGAGTTTTTAAGCTGTGTCAAGCAAATATTGCACCAGAATTGTGTTGTCAAACTCGAGCGCATACCTATTGATAATTTCAAGAAATCTCAACACTATTCATTTCCCAGGTTAACTTCTATTCCAACAGAAAAACTCAAGAGAACAAGAAAAAACTGTAACAAAAACACCCTTAAAGTTGCGAAGAAAGTTTACATTTGTGATACTTGCAGCAAACCATTTGTAAGGAGAGTTACAATTATCaaacacttaataaataaagtgtGTGAAAAATCTTACGCTTGTGAAATATGTCAAAAGAAGTTCCCGTACCCTTCGTATTTACGTAATCATAAGGTAACTCATTCAGGGGAGAAACTTTTTAAGTGTGAACTATGTGGAACAAAGTGCAGCACTGAGAAAAACTTGAAACACCATGTGTTTAATCACATGAATAACCGTCCGTTTTCTTGTGAAATATGTAACAGGCAATTTGTCCGCGAAAGGGATTTAATCAGTCATAAACTCTCCCATACAGGTGAGAAACCTTTTGAGTGCGAAGTTTGTGGAAAACGACTAAAACACAAGCGTACTTTGGTTGATCATTTACGAACGCACGGAGTTTACAGTCATGAAAATTTGCCTACCTGCGACTTTTGTGGAATGAAGTTTAGTCGAAAGTCACATTTGGCCATACATGAGAGATCACACACTGGCGAAAAGCCTTTTCCATGTGAAGTTTGCAAAAAGAGTTTTACTTCAAACTCAGTGTTAACAACTCATATGAGAATACACACTGGGGAAAAACCTTATGCCTGCGAAATGTGCTCAATGCGGTTCCCAACAAGTGGAATGTTAGGTCTCCATAAGAAAAAACATTATAATGGGAAATATACTCACTTGGTTCACTCTATGTAA
- the LOC134803649 gene encoding uncharacterized protein LOC134803649, whose protein sequence is MFLRITLCFTEPSVTVTPDENTVYYEINKTLSLVCNGTDPVDGQELTWYIQGDESKPLLAEKQTFNPTTNINNIVMRLNETHNRKQLFCAQDFHFQRQPTADGAIIIDRYRELAKSKIIMLVHKHSGNEIGDSKNIDNDNIEQGKDNNLTTSEDEDGDKAEKNIGKDSNGSPWLRFPLVLVIPVAVIAVAAVSAAVWFRCGRRAKTEDVHDNNELTYDSTEVTYAALDFVPKKDAPPNIPSSTDSEVSGEVTYAALAFSARPENTPRLKIDQSSDYATIMASSSQTFTGQS, encoded by the exons ATGTTCCTAcgtattactttatgctttacAGAACCCTCCGTAACTGTAACTCCGGATGAGAACACCGTATACTATGAAATCAACAAAACGCTGTCCCTCGTCTGCAATGGAACAGATCCTGTCGATGGGCAGGAACTGACGTGGTATATACAAG GAGACGAATCAAAGCCACTACTAGCCGAAAAGCAAACATTCAACCCGACAACCAATATCAACAACATAGTAATGCGTTTGAACGAGACTCACAACAGGAAACAACTGTTTTGTGCGCAGGACTTCCATTTTCAACGTCAACCGACTGCAGATGGCGCTATCATTATCGATAGGTACCGGGAGCTTGCTAAATCGAAGATAATAATGCTGGTACATAAACATAGTGGTAATGAAATTGGTGATAGCAAAAATATTGACAATGATAACATTGAACAAGGAAAAGATAATAATTTAACGACAAGTGAAGATGAAGATGGGGACAAagctgaaaaaaatataggAAAAG ATAGTAACGGATCGCCTTGGCTGCGCTTCCCACTCGTCTTAGTTATTCCAGTGGCAGTTATTGCCGTGGCTGCAGTGAGCGCAGCAGTATGGTTTCGATGTGGCCGACGCGCGAAAACAGAGGATGTACACGACAATAACGAGCTCACTTAT GATTCTACAGAGGTGACATACGCTGCACTGGATTTCGTCCCAAAAAAAGATGCTCCGCCAAACATTCCGTCATCTACGGACTCAGAA GTCTCTGGAGAGGTGACATACGCAGCGCTGGCATTCTCGGCCAGACCTGAAAATACCCCTCGACTCAAAATAGACCAATCGAGTGACTACGCCACAATCATGGCGTCATCGTCACAGACGTTTACTGGCCAGTCATAG
- the LOC134803760 gene encoding zinc transporter ZIP9-A, protein MDGTWVLILLALVMLVGSYVAGSIPLNVTMSEDKLKKVTVFGAGLLVGTALAVIIPEGVRSLFSEHSAPTVVTKDFTAQPPTHDDKDLHSVIGITLVLGFVFMLLVDQMSSRYNDTGNPQERNMTATVGLVVHAAADGVALGAAATTSHRDVEIIVFLAIMLHKAPAAFGLVTFLLHAGLDRNRIRKHLLIFSCAAPLLALLTYFGIGNESKQTLSDFNATGIAMLFSAGTFLYVATVHVLPELTHSSHTHALLGEAPKGFGGLQFCEVLILTVGALLPALLTMGHEH, encoded by the exons ATGGATGGGACCTGGGTGCTTATCTTGCTGGCTCTGGTGATGCTGGTGGGCTCGTACGTAGCTGGGAGTATACCACTAAATGTGACAATGTCTGAG GACAAACTCAAGAAAGTGACAGTGTTCGGAGCAGGCCTCCTCGTAGGCACAGCGCTAGCCGTAATCATCCCCGAGGGTGTTCGCTCATTGTTCAGCGAACACTCAGCACCGACAGTTGTCACTAAGGACTTTACGGCACAGCCTCCGACGCATGATGATAAGGATTTGCACAGTGTTATTGGGATTACTCTGGTTCTCG GATTTGTGTTTATGCTTCTGGTCGACCAGATGTCCTCGCGATACAATGACACGGGCAACCCTCAGGAGAGGAACATGACTGCCACTGTGGGCCTGGTGGTGCATGCTGCCG cTGACGGCGTAGCCCTAGGCGCTGCGGCGACGACGTCCCACCGAGACGTGGAAATTATCGTATTCTTAGCCATAATGCTTCACAAGGCGCCGGCAGCCTTCGGACTCGTCACATTCCTTCTCCACGCTGGCTTGGACAG GAACCGTATCCGGAAGCACCTACTGATCTTCTCATGCGCCGCACCGCTGCTCGCCCTGCTGACGTATTTCGGCATTGGGAACGAGAGCAAGCAGACGCTCAGCGACTTCAACGCTACCG GTATAGCGATGTTATTCTCCGCGGGCACCTTCCTCTACGTGGCCACGGTACACGTCTTGCCCGAGCTCACCCATTCCTCCCACACCCACGCCTTACTAGGGGAGGCGCCAAAAGGTTTCGGGGGCTTGCAGTTCTGCGAGGTGCTCATATTGACCGTCGGCGCGTTATTGCCGGCTCTACTCACTATGGGACATGAACACTAG